One genomic region from Jilunia laotingensis encodes:
- a CDS encoding fimbrial protein, with the protein MKRLFILPTILMLVGFWSCQTTIDEESPAIHSSGESNVEISIVANPTTRNIEYSTPDENIIDNLDVLLFDSNGKFVCWRTTFKVNGKLRTTLPVGIDYDAYFLANCRSFIEKMLPDDTAVAQYKGKVDWEFFRNELLDTAPRRLLQNDGAFTNLPMWGVLEKQEVKDDVINYWPLLSLIRSVASVDIYVVADIDNFTMNDATLYYVPDRGFLGDVSSNIINSQAQEAYSPVGMETVLTLESKSYNTVNRSIANKLYLYDNDTEDEAVDKRHTRLVIGAVYNGTKYYYPIDFENSETDKLIKIIRNKKYVFNINSVSGPGYTDKETAAEQPSIHLNVNVVEWNMTEGQMGLSGNYYLWIEKRTVVLYREMPPAVTIGMNSNILSEVITLAFKTDINGATTTLANGIQNNRFKVELISNADGYPIGFKTTALGDFDKDSAAANSDTVVLLSGRIRLEIKLSRVDRGKNDWELDGDIGVDLGE; encoded by the coding sequence ATGAAAAGATTATTTATACTACCAACTATACTTATGTTGGTAGGATTTTGGTCATGCCAAACAACGATTGACGAAGAGTCCCCCGCTATCCATTCTTCCGGTGAGTCTAATGTCGAGATATCTATTGTAGCAAATCCTACAACCCGTAACATTGAGTATTCTACTCCTGATGAAAATATTATTGATAATCTGGATGTCTTACTTTTTGATTCTAACGGGAAGTTTGTATGTTGGCGGACTACATTCAAAGTCAATGGAAAGTTGCGGACTACTCTTCCGGTAGGGATCGATTATGATGCCTATTTCCTGGCTAACTGTCGCTCCTTTATAGAAAAGATGCTTCCTGATGATACGGCAGTTGCCCAATATAAAGGGAAGGTTGATTGGGAATTCTTCCGGAATGAGCTTCTCGATACAGCTCCCCGAAGATTGCTTCAGAACGATGGAGCATTTACAAATTTACCTATGTGGGGAGTACTCGAAAAACAAGAAGTGAAAGATGATGTGATCAACTATTGGCCGTTATTAAGTCTAATCCGGTCGGTTGCTTCGGTAGACATCTATGTGGTAGCCGATATTGATAACTTTACAATGAATGACGCTACTTTATACTACGTTCCGGATAGGGGCTTTTTAGGCGATGTTTCCAGTAATATCATAAACAGCCAAGCTCAAGAGGCATACTCTCCTGTAGGAATGGAAACAGTTTTGACTTTAGAGTCTAAAAGTTACAATACGGTCAATCGGTCCATAGCCAATAAACTGTATCTATACGATAATGACACGGAGGACGAAGCAGTAGATAAAAGACATACCCGCCTTGTGATCGGAGCCGTATACAATGGAACGAAGTATTACTATCCCATTGATTTTGAAAATTCCGAAACAGATAAGCTTATCAAGATTATACGAAATAAAAAGTATGTCTTCAATATCAATTCTGTGAGCGGTCCCGGATATACTGATAAAGAGACTGCTGCCGAACAACCTTCGATTCATTTGAATGTCAATGTGGTTGAATGGAATATGACCGAGGGACAAATGGGCTTGAGTGGCAATTACTACCTGTGGATAGAAAAGCGCACCGTAGTATTGTATCGTGAAATGCCTCCGGCAGTGACTATTGGAATGAATAGTAACATTTTGTCGGAAGTTATAACGTTAGCATTTAAGACAGATATAAACGGAGCGACGACGACATTGGCAAATGGTATTCAAAACAACCGTTTTAAAGTTGAATTGATTAGCAATGCAGATGGGTATCCCATTGGCTTTAAAACAACGGCTTTGGGCGATTTTGATAAAGACTCTGCCGCTGCCAATTCCGATACTGTCGTATTGCTTTCCGGAAGAATCAGACTGGAAATAAAGTTATCCCGCGTTGACCGGGGGAAAAATGATTGGGAACTGGATGGTGATATCGGTGTTGATTTGGGAGAATAA
- a CDS encoding FimB/Mfa2 family fimbrial subunit — MKKVFLILLIMLSCFGCTYEGPHDGCDGESLNLIFTNDGSTANFDRLVASDIELYLYDSEGKKIEALHIPYENIKGGKPYSIEQQYVGNTYLVAWSLSGDEAVNKLSPVCLDDENYSTARFIMGERLTRQSHAYSGSARDFFLKSLMFNQNPLEERTLNVDVKQQLCTITVIIEDGNDFRTQYPGKLSVNIEGSSYSYEVAGDKQSGGGIIIEDNFSYLKDSDEYISRNKVMPASTDSATGLEDNLVVKLFADGIARLMVDTEVKAQSGTEVNVVIRPTKLEAVITADSWQIRKGLVVL; from the coding sequence GTGAAGAAAGTATTTCTGATATTATTGATAATGTTATCCTGTTTTGGATGCACTTACGAAGGGCCCCACGATGGTTGTGATGGTGAGTCTTTGAATCTGATCTTCACGAATGACGGGAGTACGGCTAACTTTGACCGCTTGGTGGCCAGTGATATCGAATTATATCTGTATGATAGCGAAGGCAAAAAAATAGAGGCATTGCATATTCCTTATGAAAATATAAAAGGAGGGAAGCCCTATTCTATAGAACAGCAATATGTCGGAAATACTTATCTGGTAGCATGGTCATTATCCGGAGATGAGGCTGTAAATAAACTTTCACCGGTATGCCTTGATGACGAGAATTATTCGACTGCAAGGTTTATCATGGGTGAGAGGCTGACTCGACAGTCCCACGCGTATAGTGGTTCTGCCCGGGATTTTTTTCTAAAAAGCTTGATGTTCAATCAGAACCCTTTGGAAGAAAGGACTCTCAATGTTGATGTCAAACAACAGTTATGCACTATTACCGTCATAATAGAAGACGGGAATGATTTTAGGACTCAATATCCCGGGAAACTTAGTGTAAACATCGAAGGATCGTCGTATTCGTATGAAGTAGCCGGAGATAAACAATCCGGTGGCGGGATTATAATAGAGGACAATTTTTCTTATTTAAAGGACAGCGATGAATACATTTCGAGGAATAAAGTAATGCCTGCGTCCACCGACTCAGCTACCGGATTGGAAGATAATTTGGTAGTCAAACTCTTTGCGGACGGAATAGCCCGATTGATGGTAGATACCGAGGTAAAAGCCCAAAGTGGCACAGAAGTGAATGTTGTGATTAGGCCAACCAAGCTGGAAGCAGTTATTACAGCCGATTCATGGCAGATCCGTAAAGGGCTGGTTGTACTTTAA
- a CDS encoding fimbrial protein produces MKIKKILAVYATAFALLSCSDSDNNLNPAPDQGGLAAITINVKGNVGTRALTGDEAGSAKENDIKSLEFFVFNGDGSYQKYYKPTALTPNSQYTFLVNAGNLTVFTAVNQNLGEPSSAPASLANFKESSLYKELSLGGSNSRTDVSDATGFSMAAEGTVNVVEGETNTLNLSVRRLLSKIESPKVDPASQITAPKADLLKILGLDESGTVPSDLAWTFNGYMVINGINQSLAFEYENLDNWKRFATASNFKTTFSTDGRTVETVYSVQNDDASETTNGFLPAAYAKPVYVYECIPSTIQGGDGSAATVFNKDEVVALIIQGTFSGTGVSAVTRYWRVNLLKDDIWKIYRNSIYRITMNDIKTVGWSTPKEAENEGPVVDPTESTITINIEVANWDVRTENVDL; encoded by the coding sequence ATGAAAATTAAAAAAATCTTGGCAGTTTATGCAACTGCATTCGCTTTGCTATCCTGTAGTGATTCCGACAACAATTTGAATCCGGCTCCTGACCAAGGTGGATTAGCTGCAATTACCATTAACGTAAAAGGAAATGTCGGTACCCGGGCTTTGACCGGAGATGAAGCCGGCTCGGCTAAAGAAAATGACATTAAGTCATTAGAATTCTTCGTCTTCAATGGTGATGGGTCTTACCAAAAATATTATAAGCCCACAGCATTGACTCCCAATAGCCAGTACACCTTTTTGGTAAATGCCGGGAATCTTACAGTCTTTACGGCTGTAAATCAAAATTTGGGTGAGCCTTCATCTGCTCCTGCTTCTTTAGCTAATTTCAAGGAAAGCAGTTTATATAAAGAACTTTCTTTGGGTGGCTCAAACTCCCGTACCGATGTAAGTGACGCAACCGGATTTTCTATGGCTGCAGAAGGTACGGTCAATGTCGTGGAAGGTGAAACAAATACCTTGAACCTTTCTGTTCGCCGTTTACTGAGTAAGATTGAAAGTCCTAAGGTCGATCCTGCAAGTCAAATTACTGCTCCTAAGGCCGATTTGCTTAAAATACTGGGTCTTGATGAAAGCGGAACCGTTCCAAGTGATCTTGCATGGACATTCAACGGTTATATGGTAATTAATGGTATCAACCAATCGCTGGCTTTTGAATATGAAAATCTAGATAATTGGAAGCGTTTTGCAACTGCCTCCAATTTCAAAACAACCTTTTCTACCGATGGGAGAACTGTCGAAACTGTATATTCTGTACAAAATGATGATGCCAGTGAAACTACAAACGGTTTCTTGCCGGCCGCATATGCTAAGCCGGTTTATGTATACGAATGCATACCTTCTACCATACAAGGTGGTGACGGATCGGCTGCGACAGTTTTTAATAAAGATGAAGTAGTGGCTCTCATTATTCAAGGGACATTCTCCGGGACAGGAGTAAGTGCTGTCACTCGTTATTGGAGAGTCAATCTATTGAAAGATGATATTTGGAAAATCTACCGTAACAGCATCTATCGTATAACGATGAATGATATCAAAACCGTAGGTTGGTCCACTCCGAAGGAGGCTGAAAATGAAGGTCCGGTAGTCGATCCGACCGAAAGTACGATTACCATCAATATTGAAGTCGCCAACTGGGATGTCAGAACTGAAAATGTTGATTTGTAA
- a CDS encoding OmpA family protein — translation MRLTNHSIIIISLFLLLLSFHTNAAACGEPDRGRLLITNIQVKNLGDSIELSFNFVPDQFSIKKKEVILVTPVISDGTHQAEFLPFAIVGKRGKISFIRSLYYQKSMKVVGYKQMLVYNAKMKYEDWMKGSILAFESSTKICTKRAMLTTATVDGRILQDPDVEIIEIIKEITPVQTTAERLSQDYNFLTAISKRSEFGKENGNKSVSILFKSGSSMIDSGYQDNEQNLDLLVSTIDKINHSPDSRVTDILIVGYASPEGDYRMNLDFAEKRAIALRDYLIQRTKIDKKSFEMINGGIDWFGLYRMVDESDMPYKEEVLPIIDSNTIKGSNGKQSRRIELMGLKGGVPYRYMLKNFFPKLRSGTCIKVFYENIDQKTK, via the coding sequence ATGAGACTAACAAATCATTCCATAATTATAATTTCACTCTTTTTATTACTACTATCGTTTCATACGAATGCGGCAGCATGTGGAGAACCCGATAGAGGACGATTATTAATTACAAATATTCAGGTGAAAAATCTAGGCGACAGCATAGAACTCAGTTTTAATTTCGTTCCCGACCAATTCTCTATCAAGAAGAAAGAGGTCATTTTGGTGACTCCTGTCATATCCGATGGAACTCACCAGGCAGAGTTTCTCCCTTTTGCAATAGTAGGGAAAAGGGGTAAAATATCTTTTATCCGAAGTTTATATTACCAGAAAAGCATGAAAGTGGTAGGCTATAAACAGATGCTTGTATACAATGCTAAGATGAAATATGAAGACTGGATGAAAGGGAGTATACTTGCTTTTGAGAGTTCAACTAAAATATGTACCAAACGGGCCATGCTGACAACAGCAACCGTAGACGGTAGAATCCTTCAAGACCCTGATGTCGAAATTATAGAAATTATCAAAGAGATTACGCCAGTTCAGACTACTGCTGAAAGATTGTCACAAGACTATAATTTTCTTACTGCTATTTCCAAGAGGTCTGAGTTTGGTAAGGAAAACGGTAATAAGTCTGTTTCCATTTTATTCAAATCAGGATCTTCGATGATAGATTCCGGCTATCAGGATAATGAGCAGAATCTTGATTTATTAGTTTCCACTATTGATAAAATCAATCACTCTCCGGATAGCCGGGTTACTGATATCCTTATTGTCGGTTATGCATCTCCTGAAGGCGATTATCGTATGAATTTAGATTTTGCGGAAAAGCGCGCTATTGCGCTAAGAGACTATCTGATACAAAGAACGAAAATTGATAAGAAATCGTTCGAGATGATCAATGGAGGAATTGATTGGTTCGGCTTGTATCGGATGGTGGATGAATCTGATATGCCATATAAAGAAGAAGTTCTTCCTATCATTGATTCCAACACGATTAAAGGAAGCAATGGAAAGCAAAGTCGAAGAATCGAACTGATGGGTCTGAAAGGTGGTGTCCCTTACCGTTATATGCTAAAGAACTTTTTCCCGAAGTTACGTTCGGGTACTTGTATCAAAGTCTTTTATGAAAATATAGATCAGAAAACTAAATAA
- a CDS encoding DUF3575 domain-containing protein translates to MKGLRYRLLLVFIGMALGRSFGQAPDCSPASIGIESKEISKSLLFGPDECEITPIIVGKDTFKMEHRESIVIIDTIIDNSNHLGDNVMIKVNMPTPLKKEKKRSLSWAIKTNLLYAATLTPNLGLEVGVSPKMSLNITGGYNPWNREGKKGDNDKWVHWMVQPELRYWFCETTNGHFIGIHGIATKYNIGGHKLFNIFDKDYRYEGWGVGAGFTYGYSWLISKRWAIEAFLGVGIVHLDFDKTDNRDWCCGESQHSTKTFFGPTKIGISLIYNIK, encoded by the coding sequence ATGAAAGGTTTAAGATATAGGCTTTTGCTTGTTTTTATAGGAATGGCATTAGGACGTTCTTTCGGGCAGGCTCCGGATTGCTCCCCTGCTTCAATCGGCATTGAGTCCAAAGAAATATCTAAATCTCTCTTGTTCGGTCCAGATGAATGTGAGATTACACCGATAATAGTAGGAAAAGATACTTTTAAGATGGAGCATCGTGAAAGCATAGTAATTATCGATACGATTATTGATAACAGCAACCATTTGGGAGATAATGTAATGATAAAAGTCAATATGCCAACCCCTCTGAAGAAAGAGAAAAAAAGAAGCTTGTCCTGGGCTATCAAAACGAATCTTTTATATGCGGCAACATTGACTCCCAATTTAGGCTTAGAAGTTGGGGTGAGTCCGAAGATGAGTTTGAATATAACGGGGGGATATAATCCGTGGAACCGTGAAGGGAAAAAAGGCGATAATGATAAATGGGTACATTGGATGGTTCAACCGGAATTGAGATATTGGTTCTGCGAAACTACAAATGGACATTTTATCGGCATACATGGCATTGCAACCAAATATAATATCGGTGGTCATAAACTCTTTAATATCTTTGATAAAGACTATCGTTACGAAGGGTGGGGAGTAGGTGCCGGATTTACTTATGGTTACAGTTGGCTGATATCCAAAAGATGGGCGATTGAGGCTTTTCTCGGTGTAGGCATAGTACATCTTGATTTTGACAAGACAGATAATAGAGACTGGTGTTGTGGTGAATCGCAGCATTCCACTAAGACCTTTTTCGGACCAACTAAGATCGGTATTTCGCTGATTTATAATATTAAATAG